One window from the genome of Pseudonocardia hierapolitana encodes:
- a CDS encoding quinone oxidoreductase family protein: MFAVYAAEPNADAPLDSLTVGERPAPEVPDGWVAVTVTAASLNMHDLWTLRGVGIKPEQFPMILGCDGAGTLDDGTEVVVHSVIGDPAWDGDETLDPKRTLLTEKHQGTFAETVVVPARNVVPKPAGLTPVQASVMGTAWLTAYRMIFTKSGLKPGQTMLVQGASGGVSTALVQLGRAAGMRVWVTGRTEEKRAVAERLGAHATFPSGERLPERVDAVFETVGDATWSHSMRALKPGGVIVVSGSTSGPNPGADLQRLFFLQLRVVGSTMGTRQELVDLLRFVENAGISPEIGLELTMDRAAEGFRAMLDGNTSGKIVFTR, translated from the coding sequence ATGTTCGCCGTCTACGCCGCAGAGCCCAACGCCGACGCTCCGCTCGACTCGCTCACCGTGGGCGAGCGGCCCGCACCCGAGGTGCCCGACGGCTGGGTGGCCGTGACCGTCACCGCCGCGAGCCTCAACATGCACGACCTCTGGACCCTGCGCGGGGTCGGGATCAAGCCGGAGCAGTTCCCGATGATCCTCGGGTGTGACGGCGCCGGCACCCTGGATGACGGCACCGAGGTCGTCGTCCACTCCGTGATCGGTGACCCGGCATGGGACGGGGACGAGACCCTGGACCCCAAGCGCACGCTGCTCACCGAGAAGCACCAGGGGACGTTCGCCGAGACCGTGGTGGTGCCGGCGCGCAACGTCGTGCCGAAGCCGGCCGGCCTGACGCCCGTCCAGGCGTCGGTGATGGGCACCGCGTGGCTCACCGCCTACCGCATGATCTTCACGAAGTCCGGGCTGAAGCCCGGGCAGACGATGCTCGTGCAGGGCGCCTCCGGCGGGGTGTCGACGGCGCTGGTGCAGCTGGGCCGGGCCGCGGGGATGCGGGTCTGGGTGACCGGCCGCACGGAGGAGAAGCGGGCGGTCGCCGAGCGGCTCGGAGCCCACGCCACGTTCCCGTCCGGCGAGCGGCTGCCCGAGCGCGTCGACGCGGTCTTCGAGACGGTCGGTGACGCCACGTGGTCGCACTCGATGCGCGCGCTCAAGCCGGGCGGAGTGATAGTCGTCTCGGGTTCCACCAGTGGGCCCAACCCCGGAGCCGACCTGCAGCGGCTGTTCTTCCTCCAGCTGCGCGTCGTCGGTTCGACCATGGGAACCCGCCAGGAGCTCGTTGACCTGCTGCGTTTCGTCGAGAACGCCGGCATCTCGCCCGAGATCGGGCTCGAGCTGACGATGGATCGGGCCGCCGAGGGCTTCCGTGCGATGCTCGATGGGAACACGTCCGGGAAGATCGTATTCACCCGATGA
- a CDS encoding MOSC domain-containing protein: MTGRVESVNVAHVRSDIDTRAPDGRTGIDKRPVDGPVLLTAAGVQGDTICETKHHGGPDQAVYAYAAEDLAFWAAELGQEFRPGGVGENLTVSGVDCTGAVLGERWRVGEAVLQVRSSRTPCRVFAGFRGVPDLVKRFIAAGRPGAYLAVERAGLVRAGDTVELLDRPDHGVTVADLMAASTVARERAPEVAVAREYMGVRDQAWLDRALELLGS, from the coding sequence ATGACGGGCCGGGTCGAGTCGGTCAACGTCGCCCACGTGCGCAGCGACATCGACACGCGCGCCCCGGACGGGCGCACCGGCATCGACAAGCGCCCCGTCGACGGCCCCGTGCTGCTCACGGCCGCCGGCGTGCAGGGCGACACGATCTGCGAAACGAAGCACCACGGCGGCCCGGACCAGGCCGTCTACGCCTACGCGGCCGAGGACCTCGCGTTCTGGGCGGCCGAGCTCGGGCAGGAGTTCCGCCCCGGTGGCGTGGGCGAGAACCTCACCGTGTCCGGCGTCGACTGCACCGGCGCGGTGCTCGGCGAGCGCTGGCGGGTGGGCGAGGCGGTGCTGCAGGTGCGCAGCTCCCGCACGCCCTGCCGGGTGTTCGCCGGGTTCCGCGGGGTGCCCGACCTCGTCAAGCGGTTCATCGCCGCCGGTCGGCCAGGGGCGTACCTGGCCGTGGAGCGCGCCGGGCTGGTGCGCGCCGGCGACACGGTGGAGCTGCTCGACCGGCCGGATCACGGTGTGACCGTGGCCGACCTGATGGCGGCGTCCACCGTGGCGCGCGAGCGGGCACCCGAGGTGGCCGTGGCCCGGGAGTACATGGGGGTGCGAGACCAGGCCTGGCTGGATCGGGCGTTGGAGCTGTTGGGGTCGTAG
- a CDS encoding TA system VapC family ribonuclease toxin, which produces MIVDANILLFAEDRSSPHHGPAVEWLTDALNGPIRIGLPWPSLLAFVRTRTNPRAFERPLPPDEAWSRVAAWLAAPAAWVPHPTDRHADVLGRLIIEHHLGSSMIPDAHLAALAIEHGVGVCSADTDFARFTGLRWLNPLSG; this is translated from the coding sequence GTGATCGTTGACGCGAACATCCTGCTCTTCGCCGAGGACCGATCGAGCCCGCATCACGGGCCAGCGGTCGAGTGGCTCACGGACGCGCTCAACGGTCCGATTCGCATCGGCCTGCCGTGGCCATCGCTGCTCGCCTTCGTGCGGACCCGGACCAACCCCCGGGCTTTCGAGCGGCCGCTGCCGCCGGACGAAGCATGGTCCCGAGTCGCCGCATGGCTCGCTGCTCCGGCCGCATGGGTGCCCCACCCGACCGACCGGCATGCGGACGTGCTCGGACGGCTGATCATCGAGCACCACCTCGGTTCCTCGATGATCCCCGACGCCCACCTCGCCGCGCTCGCCATCGAGCACGGTGTCGGCGTGTGCTCTGCTGACACCGACTTCGCCCGGTTCACCGGCCTCAGGTGGCTCAACCCACTCAGTGGTTGA
- a CDS encoding MarR family winged helix-turn-helix transcriptional regulator has protein sequence MTGLVELLDRLDRAVATALSPVTSAEGVSRDGWRVLLMLARGGGRSMGEIASHTALPAPTATRVVDRLVAAQLAYRRTDPVDRRRVLVHLAGDGRAVVERVCGRVERRAGEALGPPHTPERAQLAELLEALASQPV, from the coding sequence ATGACAGGTCTGGTCGAGCTGCTCGACCGATTGGACCGTGCGGTCGCCACCGCGCTCTCGCCGGTCACGTCGGCCGAGGGTGTGAGCCGCGACGGCTGGCGTGTGCTGTTGATGCTGGCCCGCGGCGGCGGACGGAGCATGGGCGAGATCGCCTCGCACACCGCTCTGCCGGCGCCGACGGCCACCCGCGTGGTCGACCGCCTCGTCGCCGCGCAGCTGGCCTACCGGCGCACCGACCCCGTCGATCGCCGGCGCGTGCTCGTCCACCTCGCGGGCGACGGCCGCGCCGTCGTCGAGCGGGTGTGCGGCCGCGTGGAGCGCCGGGCGGGCGAAGCGCTCGGTCCACCCCACACCCCCGAACGCGCGCAGCTCGCCGAGCTTCTCGAGGCACTGGCGAGCCAGCCCGTCTGA
- a CDS encoding ribbon-helix-helix protein, CopG family, giving the protein MRTTVNLDDDVAAAVEQLRKERGMGVSSALNELARRGLAHGGIPKPRFAQQTSSGGARIDLIDVADALDLLDGPPSR; this is encoded by the coding sequence ATGCGGACGACGGTCAACCTCGATGACGATGTGGCGGCCGCCGTCGAGCAGCTGCGGAAGGAACGCGGCATGGGCGTCAGCTCGGCTCTCAACGAGCTGGCCCGGCGCGGGCTGGCGCACGGTGGGATCCCGAAGCCACGCTTCGCCCAACAGACTTCATCGGGCGGGGCCAGGATCGACCTGATCGATGTCGCCGACGCACTCGATCTGTTGGACGGACCGCCCTCGCGGTGA
- a CDS encoding nitronate monooxygenase, whose amino-acid sequence MLTALDSPIVLAPMAGGPTTPDLVAAVSEAGGFGFLAGGYLDAGALGAAIAAVRGRSARPFGVNLFLPGERRDAGVAEYRERLVAAGLQPGEPVWDDDGYPDKLALLLADPVPVVSFTFGCPEPDTVSRLHAVGSEVLATVTNPDEARQAAAVGVDGLVVQGMEAGAHRGVFANDPADPAGGQLYGLLALLRLVAAAVDMPLVATGGIVDGSGVAAALAAGAVAAQLGTAFLACPEAGTKPAHRAALDDPDVPATAITRAFTGRPARGIRNPFLDEHTAAAPAAYPQVHHMTRPIRAHGDPATTNLWAGQAYPLVRPLPAAELVAMLLAEAREAATLAAGRLATGVSR is encoded by the coding sequence GTGCTGACCGCGCTGGACTCCCCGATCGTGTTGGCGCCGATGGCCGGTGGCCCCACCACCCCCGACCTGGTCGCGGCGGTGTCCGAGGCAGGTGGGTTCGGCTTCCTCGCAGGCGGCTACCTGGACGCGGGTGCGCTCGGTGCCGCCATCGCCGCCGTCCGGGGGCGCAGTGCGCGCCCCTTCGGCGTGAACCTGTTCCTGCCCGGCGAGCGCCGTGACGCCGGGGTCGCCGAGTACCGGGAGCGGCTCGTCGCCGCTGGCCTGCAGCCGGGGGAGCCGGTGTGGGACGACGACGGGTACCCGGACAAGCTCGCTCTCCTGCTCGCCGACCCGGTGCCGGTGGTGTCGTTCACGTTCGGCTGCCCCGAGCCGGATACGGTGTCCCGGCTGCACGCGGTCGGCAGCGAGGTGCTCGCCACGGTGACGAACCCCGACGAGGCGCGGCAGGCCGCCGCGGTGGGCGTCGACGGGCTCGTCGTGCAGGGCATGGAGGCGGGGGCGCACCGGGGTGTGTTCGCCAACGACCCCGCCGATCCGGCGGGCGGGCAGCTGTACGGGCTGCTCGCGCTGCTGCGGCTCGTCGCGGCGGCCGTGGACATGCCGCTGGTGGCCACGGGCGGCATCGTCGACGGCTCCGGTGTCGCCGCAGCGCTGGCGGCGGGCGCGGTGGCGGCCCAGCTCGGCACCGCGTTCCTGGCCTGCCCGGAGGCCGGCACGAAGCCCGCACACCGCGCCGCGCTCGACGATCCGGACGTCCCCGCGACGGCGATCACCCGCGCGTTCACGGGGCGCCCGGCGCGCGGCATCCGCAACCCGTTCCTGGACGAGCACACCGCCGCGGCGCCGGCCGCCTACCCTCAGGTGCACCACATGACACGACCGATCAGGGCCCACGGCGACCCGGCCACCACGAACCTCTGGGCCGGGCAGGCCTACCCGCTCGTCCGGCCACTGCCGGCGGCGGAGCTGGTGGCGATGCTCCTCGCGGAGGCGCGCGAGGCCGCGACGCTGGCCGCGGGGCGCCTTGCGACGGGCGTGTCGCGATGA
- the lepA gene encoding translation elongation factor 4 — translation MSFADQTFTPPELIRNFCIIAHIDHGKSTLADRMLQLTGVVEERMMRAQYLDRMDIERERGITIKAQNVRLPWRVDGKDHVLHLIDTPGHVDFTYEVSRALEACEGAILLVDAAQGIEAQTLANLYLALDKDLTIIPVLNKIDLPAADPDRYAAEIAHIIGCDPWDVLRVSAKTGEGVVELLDQVVDVVPPPQGDSDAPARAMIFDSVYDTYRGVITYIRVVDGKITPRERIKMMSTGATHELLEVGIVSPEPKPSDGLGVGEVGYLITGVKDVRQSKVGDTVTSQRHGATVPLTGYREPRPMVYSGLYPVDGSDYPELREALDKLQLNDAALTYEPETSAALGFGFRCGFLGLLHLEITRDRLEREAGLDLISTAPNVVYRVELDDGTELIVTNPSDWPTGKVARVHEPVVKVTILAPSEFIGAIMELCQSRRGQLGGMDYLSESRVELRYTMPLAEIIFDFFDALKSRTRGYASLDYEEAGEQEADLVKVDILLQGEPVDAFSAIRHKDQAYSYGTTMASKLRELIPRQQFEVPIQAAIGSRIIARENIRAMRKDVLAKCYGGDITRKRKLLEKQKEGKKRMKTIGRVEVPQEAFVAALSTESTADKAKK, via the coding sequence GTGAGCTTCGCCGATCAGACGTTCACGCCGCCGGAGCTGATCCGGAACTTCTGCATCATCGCCCACATCGACCACGGCAAGTCGACCCTGGCCGATCGGATGCTGCAGCTCACCGGCGTGGTCGAGGAGCGCATGATGCGCGCCCAGTACCTCGACCGGATGGACATCGAGCGCGAGCGCGGCATCACGATCAAGGCGCAGAACGTGCGGCTGCCGTGGCGGGTGGACGGCAAGGACCACGTCCTGCACCTGATCGACACCCCTGGCCACGTCGACTTCACCTACGAGGTCTCGCGCGCGCTCGAGGCGTGCGAGGGCGCGATCCTGCTCGTCGACGCCGCGCAGGGGATCGAGGCGCAGACCCTCGCCAACCTCTATCTGGCGCTGGACAAGGACCTCACGATCATCCCGGTCCTCAACAAGATCGACCTGCCTGCCGCCGACCCGGACCGCTACGCGGCGGAGATCGCCCACATCATCGGGTGCGATCCGTGGGACGTCCTGCGGGTGAGCGCGAAGACCGGCGAGGGCGTGGTCGAGCTGCTCGACCAGGTCGTCGACGTGGTCCCGCCGCCGCAGGGCGACTCCGACGCTCCCGCCCGCGCGATGATCTTCGACTCGGTGTACGACACCTACCGCGGTGTCATCACCTACATCCGCGTCGTCGACGGGAAGATCACCCCGCGCGAGCGGATCAAGATGATGTCCACCGGCGCGACCCACGAGCTCCTCGAGGTGGGCATCGTCTCCCCGGAGCCGAAGCCGTCGGACGGGCTGGGCGTCGGCGAGGTGGGCTACCTGATCACCGGCGTGAAGGACGTGCGCCAGTCGAAGGTCGGCGACACCGTCACGAGCCAGCGCCACGGTGCCACCGTGCCGCTCACGGGCTACCGCGAGCCGCGCCCGATGGTCTACTCCGGGCTCTACCCCGTGGACGGCTCGGACTACCCGGAGCTGCGCGAGGCGCTGGACAAGCTGCAGCTGAACGACGCCGCGCTCACCTATGAGCCGGAGACGTCCGCGGCGCTCGGGTTCGGGTTCCGCTGCGGCTTCCTCGGCCTGCTGCACCTGGAGATCACCCGCGACCGGCTGGAGCGCGAGGCCGGCCTCGACCTCATCTCGACGGCGCCGAACGTCGTGTACCGGGTCGAGCTCGACGACGGCACCGAGCTGATCGTCACCAACCCGTCGGACTGGCCCACCGGCAAGGTCGCGCGGGTGCACGAGCCGGTCGTCAAGGTCACGATCCTGGCGCCGTCGGAGTTCATCGGCGCGATCATGGAGCTGTGCCAGAGCAGGCGCGGCCAGCTCGGCGGCATGGACTACCTGTCGGAGAGCCGCGTGGAGCTGCGCTACACGATGCCGCTCGCCGAGATCATCTTCGACTTCTTCGACGCGCTGAAGTCCCGCACCCGCGGCTACGCGTCGCTCGACTACGAGGAGGCAGGCGAGCAGGAGGCCGACCTGGTGAAGGTCGACATCCTGCTGCAGGGCGAGCCGGTCGACGCGTTCTCGGCGATCCGGCACAAGGACCAGGCCTACTCCTACGGCACCACGATGGCGTCAAAGCTGCGCGAGCTCATCCCGCGCCAGCAGTTCGAGGTGCCTATCCAGGCGGCGATCGGGTCCCGCATCATCGCGCGCGAGAACATCCGCGCGATGCGCAAGGACGTGCTCGCCAAGTGCTACGGCGGTGACATCACCCGCAAGCGAAAGCTCCTGGAGAAGCAGAAGGAGGGCAAGAAGCGGATGAAGACCATCGGGCGGGTCGAGGTCCCGCAGGAGGCCTTCGTCGCGGCCCTTTCCACCGAGTCCACCGCCGACAAGGCGAAGAAGTAG